The following proteins come from a genomic window of Leptospira bandrabouensis:
- a CDS encoding PP2C family protein-serine/threonine phosphatase, which yields MGTEEKPTADLSFLKKEMKPAFFQKGSLIIEQYSLGDSFYFIESGTVEVWKYLDESKQEVLIIGDLVSGDYFGEIALIDSAPRTVNISAKEDSTLFILTREDFHRLLQTSPELTLTLLKLLTARIRNAEQRENQVLIEKNRELRIQNETLEEMVKERTAKLTQSLKIIQEDLETAKTIQRNILPLGLKYVAHLDFGSRFEPMAEVGGDIFDVIRLEKSKIRLFLADAIGHGVQAALITMAIKAEYDHIKHNTPYPADVLYALNQIFSDRYGKKSNQFTAVVVDLNLEENILTYSSAGHNEPYVVTKAGIIPLAESGVMLGLEKDVEYSNHSMPFGLGDRLFMISDGYLEQENKEGILLGESKLLSSFESAKSLDLNLTDTINLLMDDFHSFRGDASMMDDVTILGIGTTY from the coding sequence ATGGGTACTGAGGAAAAACCAACTGCAGATTTAAGTTTTTTAAAAAAAGAAATGAAACCTGCTTTTTTCCAAAAAGGTTCTCTCATTATCGAGCAATATTCGTTAGGTGATTCTTTTTACTTCATTGAATCAGGTACCGTAGAAGTTTGGAAGTATTTAGATGAAAGTAAACAAGAAGTATTAATTATCGGTGATCTTGTTTCTGGAGATTATTTCGGTGAAATTGCACTTATTGATTCTGCTCCGCGAACTGTTAACATTTCCGCTAAGGAAGACTCTACACTCTTCATTCTTACTCGAGAAGATTTTCATCGTTTGTTACAGACAAGTCCAGAACTTACCTTAACACTTCTGAAATTGTTAACTGCAAGGATTCGTAATGCAGAACAAAGAGAAAACCAAGTGCTGATTGAAAAGAACAGGGAACTCCGCATTCAAAATGAAACTTTAGAAGAGATGGTGAAAGAAAGAACGGCAAAATTGACCCAATCTTTAAAAATCATCCAAGAAGATTTGGAAACAGCAAAAACAATACAGAGAAATATATTACCACTCGGTTTAAAATATGTAGCTCATTTAGATTTTGGATCACGGTTTGAGCCTATGGCCGAAGTCGGTGGTGATATCTTTGATGTCATAAGGTTAGAAAAATCCAAAATTCGGTTATTTTTGGCAGATGCGATTGGTCACGGTGTACAAGCCGCTTTAATTACAATGGCCATTAAAGCGGAATATGACCATATCAAACACAATACTCCTTATCCAGCCGATGTCCTTTATGCACTGAACCAAATTTTTAGTGATCGATATGGGAAAAAATCCAATCAATTTACTGCTGTCGTTGTGGATCTAAATTTGGAAGAAAATATTTTAACGTATTCTTCTGCCGGTCATAATGAACCTTATGTAGTTACTAAAGCTGGGATCATTCCTCTTGCTGAGTCCGGCGTAATGTTGGGTTTAGAGAAAGATGTCGAATATTCAAATCATTCTATGCCTTTTGGTTTAGGTGATCGTTTGTTTATGATCTCCGATGGATATCTGGAGCAAGAAAACAAAGAAGGAATTCTCCTCGGAGAATCCAAATTGCTTTCCAGTTTTGAATCCGCTAAGAGTTTGGATTTAAATCTAACAGATACAATTAATTTGTTAATGGATGATTTTCATTCGTTTCGGGGAGATGCCTCGATGATGGATGACGTGACGATTCTTGGAATCGGAACAACGTATTAA
- a CDS encoding SMP-30/gluconolactonase/LRE family protein, producing MRYLGINIVLVALLFSCRTFEPVAYEPPIKPESVGIFAPNTELQKSILLAIGKVKGLESLDVDADGNIYGGDKEGRIIRITLKGEIKAIAKTGGRPLGIQFDKLGNLIIADAYRGLLSLDKSGKLSVLVSEYKGVPFRFTDDVDIAQDGKIYFSDASIYEQKEYLYDLLEAKPYGRVFVYDPKTKETQLLADGLYFANGIALSKTEDFLLVNETYRYRITKLWLKGPKKGTKETVIDNLPGFPDNITRNENGEFWVALFTVRNDRMDHMHPSPVVKKMVSFLPKFLWPKAEPYGYALKMDGNGKVLMTLQDPGGEHLKEVTSVIEKKRQLYIGSLYNDRVGIYVLP from the coding sequence ATGAGATATCTAGGAATCAACATAGTACTGGTCGCCTTATTATTTTCTTGTCGAACATTTGAACCTGTTGCTTATGAACCACCAATCAAACCTGAATCGGTTGGGATTTTTGCACCTAACACAGAGTTACAAAAGTCAATTTTACTTGCCATTGGTAAAGTAAAAGGTCTGGAATCCTTAGACGTAGATGCTGATGGAAATATTTATGGAGGAGATAAAGAAGGTCGTATCATTCGCATCACTCTAAAAGGGGAAATAAAGGCTATTGCTAAAACAGGTGGCCGACCATTAGGAATCCAGTTTGATAAATTAGGGAACCTAATTATTGCTGATGCCTACCGTGGATTATTGTCATTAGATAAATCTGGAAAACTTTCCGTGCTTGTTTCTGAATATAAGGGTGTCCCATTTCGATTTACCGATGATGTAGATATCGCGCAGGATGGAAAAATTTATTTTTCTGACGCATCCATTTATGAACAAAAAGAATACTTATATGATCTTTTAGAAGCCAAACCTTATGGACGTGTCTTTGTATATGATCCAAAAACTAAAGAAACACAACTACTTGCCGATGGTTTGTATTTTGCTAATGGAATTGCCTTGTCTAAGACTGAAGATTTTCTATTAGTGAATGAAACATATCGGTATAGGATCACTAAACTTTGGTTAAAGGGCCCAAAAAAGGGAACTAAAGAAACCGTAATTGATAATTTACCAGGTTTTCCTGATAATATCACTCGAAATGAAAATGGCGAATTTTGGGTGGCATTGTTTACTGTAAGAAACGATAGGATGGATCATATGCATCCTTCTCCGGTTGTAAAAAAGATGGTTTCTTTTCTTCCCAAATTTCTTTGGCCAAAAGCAGAACCTTATGGATATGCACTCAAAATGGACGGGAATGGAAAAGTGCTTATGACCTTACAGGACCCAGGTGGCGAACACCTAAAAGAAGTGACTAGTGTCATAGAAAAGAAAAGACAATTGTATATTGGTAGTCTTTATAATGACCGCGTAGGAATTTACGTTTTACCTTAA
- a CDS encoding cupin domain-containing protein: protein MGFKHQKEPIQIPVPGGKTIAEHFGIPSTGSSDLSIAHMIAPSGWGEPFQSPNFDEWTLMVRGKKQIEVDGKVIILSAGESILVEKGTKVRYSNPFSEDAEYWSVCKPAFSLDLVNRAPEV, encoded by the coding sequence GTTTTAAACATCAAAAAGAGCCGATTCAAATTCCGGTACCGGGTGGGAAAACAATCGCTGAACATTTCGGAATTCCTTCTACAGGTAGTTCGGACCTTTCCATTGCCCATATGATTGCGCCATCTGGTTGGGGAGAACCTTTTCAGTCACCTAACTTTGATGAGTGGACGCTCATGGTTCGGGGCAAAAAACAAATTGAAGTCGATGGAAAAGTTATCATTCTTTCTGCAGGAGAATCTATTCTCGTGGAAAAAGGGACAAAAGTCAGATATTCTAATCCGTTTTCTGAAGATGCAGAGTATTGGTCTGTCTGTAAGCCGGCTTTTTCGTTGGATTTGGTCAATCGGGCACCAGAAGTCTAG
- the msrA gene encoding peptide-methionine (S)-S-oxide reductase MsrA has translation MASAINLRNFLFPVWRLLVLVLVSAFLLGQCNLFSDKDTKVQKISLLPKSGQKIAAFAEGCFWCSEHIFESIPGVADVISGYSGGHTKNPTYDLVNTETTGHAETVLIYYDPTKVDYAELCRIFFLSHDPTTFNKQGPDEGSSYRSILFYSSEEELKIAKKIQKEIQDHKIWENPMVTEFQELKEFYQAEGYHQNFIQKHPDQSYVRAVSIPRYHEFQKRYELYRKNINRTN, from the coding sequence ATGGCATCTGCAATCAACCTTAGAAATTTCTTATTTCCTGTTTGGCGTTTACTCGTATTGGTCCTTGTGTCAGCCTTTCTCCTTGGCCAATGTAATCTATTTTCAGATAAAGATACCAAGGTTCAAAAAATCTCTCTGCTACCCAAATCAGGGCAAAAAATCGCAGCCTTTGCAGAAGGGTGTTTTTGGTGTTCCGAACATATTTTTGAATCAATTCCAGGAGTCGCAGATGTCATTTCAGGATATTCGGGAGGCCATACAAAAAATCCAACCTATGACTTAGTCAATACAGAAACTACAGGCCACGCAGAAACCGTTCTCATTTATTATGATCCAACTAAGGTTGATTATGCAGAATTATGTAGAATTTTTTTTCTTTCTCATGACCCAACGACATTCAACAAACAAGGTCCAGATGAAGGTTCATCTTACAGGTCTATTTTGTTTTATTCCTCTGAAGAAGAATTAAAAATAGCTAAAAAAATTCAAAAGGAAATTCAGGACCATAAAATTTGGGAAAATCCTATGGTAACAGAATTCCAAGAATTAAAGGAATTTTATCAAGCTGAAGGATACCATCAAAACTTTATTCAAAAACATCCAGACCAATCTTACGTTAGGGCGGTTTCGATCCCAAGGTATCATGAATTCCAAAAGAGATATGAACTTTATCGCAAAAATATAAATAGAACTAACTGA
- a CDS encoding acetyltransferase: protein MGLIIAYFFFLLNLISIIPTMYPLYIWKLVTTGSVRRLGDKLLLKVGEFWIENNYRISRMLYGVQFEVIGESFKDLKADGHYMIICNHQSWSDIYIIQSVLNRKIPLIRFFIKDSLKYVPILGHAWLALDFPFVKRSSREQLKKNPELATQDLENVKKVCEKFVGMPFSILNFLEGHRRTPERVQKLIKKNPYQHLLRPHSGGISVVSTALKNSIDAFIDLTIVYPTENPSFLDLMRGKIRKLKVFVDVVPVSQVPIEENEQFAPMSKKMKRWVDERWALKDSLIEKEKHTK from the coding sequence TTGGGTTTAATTATAGCTTATTTTTTCTTTCTTTTAAATTTAATATCGATCATTCCAACAATGTATCCACTGTATATTTGGAAGTTGGTGACTACTGGTTCTGTGCGGAGACTAGGAGATAAACTCCTTTTAAAGGTAGGGGAATTTTGGATTGAAAACAACTATCGCATTTCGCGGATGTTATATGGTGTTCAATTTGAAGTGATAGGTGAATCATTTAAAGATTTAAAAGCAGACGGTCATTATATGATTATCTGTAACCATCAATCTTGGTCTGATATTTATATCATACAATCTGTCCTAAATCGTAAAATTCCTTTGATTCGTTTCTTTATTAAAGACTCCTTAAAGTATGTGCCTATCCTTGGTCATGCTTGGCTTGCTTTGGACTTTCCATTTGTAAAAAGAAGTAGTAGGGAACAGTTGAAAAAAAATCCCGAACTCGCTACCCAAGATTTGGAAAATGTCAAAAAAGTATGTGAAAAATTTGTTGGTATGCCTTTCTCCATTTTGAACTTTCTTGAGGGACATAGAAGAACTCCAGAAAGAGTGCAAAAGTTGATCAAAAAAAATCCTTACCAACACTTACTACGTCCTCATAGCGGTGGGATCTCCGTTGTGTCTACAGCCCTAAAAAATTCGATTGATGCATTTATTGATCTAACGATTGTATATCCTACTGAAAACCCAAGTTTTTTAGATTTGATGCGCGGGAAAATTCGTAAACTAAAAGTTTTTGTGGATGTGGTACCTGTATCGCAAGTCCCTATTGAAGAGAACGAACAATTTGCACCTATGTCTAAAAAAATGAAACGATGGGTGGATGAACGATGGGCTTTGAAAGATAGTTTGATCGAAAAGGAGAAACATACAAAATGA
- a CDS encoding HDOD domain-containing protein, with translation MASPKAVTLEYKQELGLHTNIDDINHPISENSPFHFKFFQITDEVENTLYQVLDRFLLQLDLIIVRDSVLAAMKETVTNAIKANAKRVFFKNRASNIENEKEYEAGITEFKRTYLENRELIEDSLQRNNFGVFVSFIHNKSLMRIRIMNNVQLTAAESARIKERIDKAKTYNDLADAFVDMSSEQEGAGLGLIMTLMMLRNDGLGDSAFKFESGENKTVFMIDIPSKVSKENQQLEKIDHIVSQIDNLPTFPKAIKDIQDAIDKPNSSIGTIAEMIKRDIALSANILKLSNSAAFRRGGRVESLDRAIQLIGLKELQTLLYSLGTKQMLEDKFPAFAAIWEKSNESAFYCKAIGQKMGMNKADLSNLIAASLLHDIGEILLLSFDQNHMSKIKTYSNSREIASTISLEESAIGITHSKLGAMVGEKWNFPVLYTKAMEFHHRPLLAGDVYADIVFPIYLSDMMIAINAKEAKSSEVPAEILKVCKFQSKSEFDSFRTKIREQFLTY, from the coding sequence ATGGCAAGTCCCAAGGCTGTCACATTAGAATACAAACAAGAGTTAGGTCTTCATACTAATATTGATGATATTAATCATCCTATTTCTGAAAATTCACCTTTTCATTTTAAATTTTTCCAAATTACAGATGAAGTAGAAAATACTTTATATCAAGTTTTAGACCGATTTTTATTGCAGCTTGACCTAATTATAGTTAGAGACTCAGTTCTTGCGGCAATGAAAGAAACTGTGACAAACGCAATTAAAGCCAATGCAAAACGAGTTTTTTTTAAAAACCGCGCAAGTAACATTGAAAATGAAAAAGAATATGAAGCCGGAATCACCGAATTCAAAAGAACTTATCTCGAAAATCGTGAATTAATCGAAGATTCCCTGCAAAGAAATAACTTCGGAGTTTTTGTATCCTTTATACATAATAAGAGTCTGATGCGGATTCGAATCATGAATAATGTCCAACTCACTGCAGCTGAGTCGGCTAGAATCAAAGAAAGAATTGATAAGGCAAAGACATATAATGATTTAGCAGACGCATTTGTCGATATGTCCAGCGAACAAGAGGGTGCTGGTCTTGGACTTATCATGACTTTGATGATGTTGCGTAACGATGGTTTAGGTGATTCTGCCTTTAAGTTTGAATCTGGTGAAAACAAAACGGTTTTTATGATTGATATACCTTCAAAGGTATCTAAAGAGAATCAACAATTAGAAAAAATTGATCATATCGTTTCTCAAATCGATAATTTACCAACGTTTCCAAAGGCGATCAAAGACATCCAAGATGCCATTGACAAACCAAACTCAAGTATCGGAACTATTGCCGAAATGATCAAACGTGATATAGCATTATCGGCAAACATTTTAAAACTATCTAACTCGGCCGCATTTCGACGTGGGGGAAGAGTCGAAAGTTTGGACAGAGCCATTCAACTCATTGGGTTAAAAGAATTACAAACTTTGTTATATAGCCTTGGTACTAAACAAATGTTGGAGGATAAATTTCCTGCATTTGCGGCTATCTGGGAAAAATCGAATGAATCTGCATTTTACTGTAAAGCCATCGGTCAAAAGATGGGAATGAATAAAGCCGATTTGAGTAATTTGATTGCTGCTTCTTTGTTACATGATATTGGAGAAATTTTACTCTTATCATTTGACCAAAACCACATGTCAAAAATTAAAACATATTCAAATTCTAGAGAAATTGCATCTACCATTAGTTTAGAAGAATCTGCTATAGGAATTACACATTCAAAGTTAGGTGCTATGGTCGGTGAAAAATGGAATTTTCCTGTCCTTTATACAAAAGCAATGGAGTTTCATCATAGACCTCTTCTTGCTGGTGATGTATATGCGGACATTGTGTTCCCTATTTATTTAAGTGATATGATGATTGCCATTAATGCAAAAGAGGCAAAATCATCAGAAGTTCCAGCAGAAATTCTGAAAGTTTGTAAGTTTCAATCCAAGTCTGAATTTGATTCGTTCCGTACAAAAATCAGAGAACAATTTTTAACATACTAA
- a CDS encoding trimeric intracellular cation channel family protein produces MDFSFSYYIGLAGIMVFTISGALSALEHKDHHHDLFSVFFTGFITAIGGGTLRDITLGNYPVSWVRDENILWAIFVGFLLVILLPRILTKLKNELFLFDTLGIGIYTVLGTRIALDHGVNFFASALLGMISAIFGGVIRDTLMNEVPFIFRKEIYATACLAGSVLYIFLNIWDVNSNWNLVISASLVVGIRVVAVRYNLGLPKIKLFE; encoded by the coding sequence GTGGATTTTAGTTTCTCTTATTACATTGGTCTTGCCGGAATCATGGTTTTTACTATATCAGGTGCACTCTCTGCATTGGAACATAAGGACCACCATCATGATCTATTTAGTGTATTTTTTACTGGATTCATTACGGCCATTGGTGGCGGAACTTTAAGAGACATTACACTTGGAAATTATCCTGTATCTTGGGTAAGAGATGAAAATATTCTTTGGGCTATATTTGTTGGGTTTTTACTCGTAATACTTTTACCAAGGATCCTTACTAAATTGAAGAATGAGTTATTCCTTTTTGATACTTTAGGAATCGGAATTTATACAGTACTTGGAACAAGAATTGCTTTGGATCATGGAGTTAACTTTTTTGCATCAGCACTCCTCGGTATGATCTCTGCCATATTTGGTGGAGTCATTCGAGACACACTCATGAATGAAGTACCTTTTATTTTTAGAAAAGAAATTTATGCTACTGCTTGTTTAGCGGGATCAGTTTTATACATTTTCCTAAATATTTGGGACGTAAACTCGAATTGGAATTTAGTTATTTCCGCAAGTTTAGTGGTAGGAATTCGTGTTGTGGCGGTTCGTTATAATTTGGGGTTACCGAAGATTAAACTTTTTGAATAA